The Ignavibacteriales bacterium genomic interval CCGCTACCTGTTCCTCCGCTAAAATCGGCATCAGAAGTAATTTCCCACAGTGATTGGTTTTCAACAAAGGAATTTCCTTGTATTCCGAATGCATATGTGCCTGCCTGTTTTACTGTGCCTTGATTTAGCAAGGTTGTTCCAGCTCTTAATCCTGTATAATTGGTTCCCGGTAAAACAAAAAGAGCCCCTTCAGGAATAATTAAAGTTCCACCACCGAGGATAGTTCCATCAATAAATTGGAATCCTGTTCCCTGGAAATTAAATGTTGCTGTTGAGTTTTCTGTTGTAATTGTCGCACTTTCTTGGCTTAATGTCCCAATAGGTGTTCCACTTAAGATGCCGCTAACTAACCAGGTTCCTCCTGTAAAAGTAAGTGTAGCATTTTCAGCTACATTGTAAGTTCCTCCATTAAGGCTTCCACTTCCTGAAAAATTTAATGTACCTGACTGAACATCAATAGTACCTCCCAGATTTTGGAAATCCCACCAGCTATTTATTGAGGTAATATCAACTCCTCCACTTTTACGAAAAATTCCGGTATTTTTAAATGTACCCCCGCTTCCAGTACCACCACTAAAATCTGCATCAGAAGTAATTTCCCAAAGTGATTGGTTCTCAACAATGGAGTTTCCTTGTATCCCGAATGCAAATGTGCCTTCCTGTTTTACAGTTCCTTGGTTTAGCAAAGTTGTGCCAGCTCTAAATCCTGCATAATTGGTTCCCGGTAGCACAAAAAGGGCACCTTCAGGAATAATTAATGTTCCACCCCCTGTGATTGAACCATCAATAAATTGGAATCCGGCACCTTGAAAATTAAATGTTACGTTTGCACTATCTGTACTGATTGATGCACCATCAAGGCTGAAAACTCCGTCAGGTGAACCGGTCAAAGTCTCTAAATATCCATGTGCTACCGGTCAGAGTAAGAATTCCACTTTCTGCTATATTATATGTCCCCCCGTTAAAACTCCCGCCACCGGAATATCCTAATGTACCGGATTGTACTTCAATTGTACCACCCTGATTTTCAAAAATCCACCAAAAGTTAAACGTTGATATACCAGTTCCTCCACTTTTACGCAGAGTTCCGGTATTGATAAATGTTGCGCCACTAAAAGATTCCCCATCAAAGTAACCATCCCCTTGAATATCAAAAAGTCCTTCATTATGCAGGGTTGACATTCCTCTTCCCCCAACACCACCGTTTCCTTGCAAAATAATAGTCCCCCTATTTATCATATAGGTTCCTTCATACAAAGTATGAAAATTGTGCTCAGGGTTATCCGTCATTGTAACTACTGAAGTTTCGGTAAACAAAAGTGTGTTGTTTACATCATTTCCACCGTGAACTCCATTGCCACCTTTAAATACGCCGGCACCCCAGGTTGAATTGCCGGTAACCGTAAGCGATGGATTTCCGCCGCCTTCAAACTCAATAGAACCAGCACCAGAGGTACCCCAATCTAAAGTAAAACCTGCTATTTCAACAGAGCCGGTTATTATAACCTGTTTGCTCACTACTATTGCATAATCACCAGGGCCTGGAACACCTGCCGGCGACCAAGTTCCCACATTTTGCCAATTACCGCCG includes:
- a CDS encoding T9SS type A sorting domain-containing protein, which translates into the protein MTGSPDGVFSLDGASISTDSANVTFNFQGAGFQFIDGSITGGGTLIIPEGALFVLPGTNYAGFRAGTTLLNQGTVKQEGTFAFGIQGNSIVENQSLWEITSDADFSGGTGSGGTFKNTGIFRKSGGVDITSINSWWDFQNLGGTIDVQSGTLNFSGSGSLNGGTYNVAENATLTFTGGTWLVSGILSGTPIGTLSQESATITTENSTATFNFQGTGFQFIDGTILGGGTLIIPEGALFVLPGTNYTGLRAGTTLLNQGTVKQAGTYAFGIQGNSFVENQSLWEITSDADFSGGTGSGGTFTNTGIFRKSAGNDITQMNGWWKFFNQNGGVIDAASGELEFTMTNTNFSNEPGAIIKGVGIIKVPSNFTNNGITAPGNSAGTLSYIGNFLPSTTAVLDVQLGGVTETDYDKLNVTGSAKLNGTLKISLINGFIPAAGDSFVVITTTSAITDSFVTLDAQSGLYLTIKKNSNNVTIYVDSVGIISSLENDTDVRTITSYELSQNFPNPFNPSTTIQFALPQAAFVTLEVFNVVGERVDVLVSQELNSGKYNYEWNGLTLTSGVYFYRLQAGNFVETKKMILLK